One genomic window of Polaromonas sp. SP1 includes the following:
- a CDS encoding ABC transporter permease yields MASTASHWHGRLAKTGRDAQHWLIEWWRLVNLGAIILVLTLSPSSYSPQNRAILSRHIYINTAPILLGFTLLCALVTVVLTRIVLVTALSYGLSQYALQVVIRVLVLELIPLTAALFVALRCTIPDGAELTAMQASGELDEMRERGVEPVRREVLPRVVAGMFSGITLAALSCVVALVVAYVATYGFSVSGLAAYTRLFGQVFSPSVTLIFVLKTLFFCLAVSLIPMASALYGMGEASVRTSAEMRGLVRMFAVLLLIEVASLVGNYY; encoded by the coding sequence ATGGCTTCAACAGCATCACACTGGCACGGCCGCCTCGCCAAAACAGGCCGCGACGCCCAGCACTGGCTGATCGAATGGTGGCGCCTGGTCAACCTCGGCGCGATCATCCTGGTGCTGACGCTTTCGCCGTCCAGCTACAGCCCGCAAAACCGCGCAATTCTGTCGCGCCACATCTACATCAACACCGCGCCCATCCTGCTGGGTTTTACCTTGCTGTGTGCGTTGGTCACGGTGGTGCTGACGCGCATCGTGCTGGTAACGGCGCTCAGCTACGGGCTGTCGCAATACGCGCTGCAGGTCGTCATCCGCGTGCTGGTGCTGGAGCTGATTCCGCTGACGGCGGCGCTGTTTGTGGCGCTGCGCTGCACCATCCCTGACGGCGCGGAACTCACGGCCATGCAGGCCAGCGGCGAGCTCGACGAGATGCGCGAGCGCGGCGTGGAGCCGGTGCGGCGAGAGGTGCTGCCGCGCGTGGTGGCGGGCATGTTCTCGGGCATCACGCTGGCGGCGCTCAGCTGCGTGGTGGCGCTGGTGGTGGCCTATGTGGCGACCTACGGCTTTAGCGTGTCAGGCCTGGCGGCCTACACCCGGCTGTTCGGCCAGGTCTTCAGCCCGTCCGTCACGCTGATCTTTGTGCTGAAAACCCTGTTCTTCTGCCTGGCCGTGTCGCTGATCCCCATGGCCTCGGCGCTCTACGGCATGGGCGAGGCCAGCGTCCGCACCAGCGCCGAGATGCGCGGCCTGGTGCGCATGTTCGCTGTGCTGCTGCTGATTGAAGTGGCTTCGCTGGTCGGCAACTACTATTGA
- a CDS encoding C40 family peptidase: MRKIAPALIIASAAWLAINAHAAPNHAADDMDKLLADKGLLNKIEHVRQNVSNKASELVVNAMGFLGVPYKRGGNTAETGFDCSGFVRAIYEQSVGLLLPRRAEQQAAATQRIDKNDLQPGDLVFFNTMRRAFSHVGIYVGDGKFIHSPKPGAEVRVESLSVSYWQRRFDGARRVQADGAAGQDTQRTAALPAAQPQAAQLAVETQAAQASASQLTVAQQTQLLMQQEQYRR, encoded by the coding sequence ATGCGAAAAATTGCCCCTGCGCTCATCATTGCCTCTGCCGCCTGGCTGGCAATCAACGCGCACGCGGCGCCGAACCACGCGGCCGATGACATGGACAAACTGCTGGCCGACAAAGGCCTGCTGAACAAAATTGAGCATGTCCGCCAAAACGTCAGCAACAAGGCTTCCGAGCTGGTCGTCAACGCCATGGGCTTCCTGGGCGTGCCCTACAAGCGCGGCGGCAACACCGCCGAAACCGGTTTTGACTGCAGCGGCTTTGTACGCGCCATTTACGAACAAAGTGTCGGCCTGCTGCTACCGCGCCGCGCCGAGCAGCAAGCCGCCGCCACCCAGCGCATCGACAAAAACGACCTGCAGCCCGGCGACCTGGTGTTTTTCAACACCATGCGCCGCGCCTTCAGCCATGTCGGCATTTATGTGGGCGACGGCAAATTCATCCACTCCCCCAAGCCCGGCGCCGAAGTGCGCGTCGAAAGCCTGAGCGTGAGCTACTGGCAGCGCCGCTTTGACGGCGCCCGCCGCGTGCAGGCCGACGGCGCCGCAGGCCAGGACACGCAACGCACCGCCGCCCTGCCGGCTGCGCAGCCCCAGGCGGCGCAACTCGCCGTGGAGACCCAGGCGGCGCAGGCTTCGGCTTCGCAGCTCACGGTGGCCCAGCAGACGCAACTGCTGATGCAGCAAGAGCAATACAGACGCTGA
- a CDS encoding RidA family protein has translation MSDSRDTRDTRDTRDTRFAAIEKALGYSFDGEIKIGGNYTSTVQHGDVVYVSGQVPRVGSTVVVTGRAGADVSLTQAQLGAKVCAMRALALLRQNLGSLDRIQQVMRVTVYTQSATDFTQQSEVADAASEVLHTVLGAAGIHTRTSVGVAQLPKNATVEVDLIAAVTPA, from the coding sequence ATGAGCGACTCCCGCGACACCCGCGACACCCGCGACACCCGCGACACCCGCTTCGCCGCCATCGAAAAAGCCCTCGGCTACAGCTTTGACGGCGAAATCAAGATAGGCGGTAACTACACCTCCACCGTGCAGCACGGCGATGTGGTTTACGTCAGCGGCCAGGTGCCGCGCGTGGGCAGCACCGTGGTCGTCACCGGCCGCGCCGGAGCGGACGTGTCACTCACGCAGGCCCAACTCGGCGCCAAGGTGTGCGCCATGCGCGCGCTGGCGTTACTGCGGCAAAACCTGGGCAGCCTGGACCGCATCCAGCAGGTCATGCGGGTCACGGTCTACACGCAGTCCGCCACCGATTTCACCCAGCAAAGCGAGGTAGCCGACGCCGCGTCGGAGGTGCTGCACACGGTGCTGGGCGCGGCGGGCATCCATACGCGCACCTCGGTGGGCGTGGCCCAGTTGCCCAAGAACGCGACGGTCGAGGTCGACCTGATCGCCGCCGTCACGCCGGCTTGA
- a CDS encoding MlaD family protein, which translates to MRSPHDPSPQSPEHDRPDPLQPARETESSPAEIASLEFKARLLLIFMLVLVIGSALYVMYARGAFESTQRLVLIADDSEGVVVGMDLTFSGFPIGRVKRIELASDGKARILVDVASKDAHWLRTTSVFTLVKGLVGGTNIRAYTGLLNDPPLPDGAERTVLLGDAAGEVPKVIAAAKDLIENLNTLTGSGGAVGASLANLQTLTERLNGPGGALTVLLGSEAEAKKFAATLERTNSLLTKLDGLAAKTDTQVFGDKGLMPETRATVVQLNAMLGEARTSLKKVDALLQDAQAVTRNAKDATDDLGALRADVEASLRKVEGLINEISRKWPFAKDARDAEMKLP; encoded by the coding sequence ATGAGATCACCCCACGACCCCTCACCGCAATCGCCGGAGCACGACCGGCCGGACCCGCTCCAGCCGGCGCGCGAGACCGAATCCTCGCCGGCGGAAATCGCCAGCCTGGAGTTCAAGGCGCGGCTGCTGCTGATCTTCATGCTGGTGCTGGTGATCGGCTCGGCGCTGTATGTGATGTATGCGCGCGGCGCGTTTGAATCCACCCAGCGCCTGGTGCTGATCGCCGACGACTCCGAAGGCGTGGTGGTCGGCATGGACCTGACCTTTTCCGGCTTTCCAATAGGCCGTGTCAAACGCATCGAACTGGCCAGCGACGGCAAGGCCCGCATCCTGGTCGACGTGGCTTCCAAGGATGCACACTGGCTGCGCACCACCAGCGTGTTCACGCTCGTGAAGGGCCTGGTGGGCGGCACCAACATTCGCGCCTACACCGGGCTGCTGAACGACCCGCCGCTGCCCGACGGCGCCGAGCGCACCGTGCTGCTGGGCGACGCGGCGGGCGAGGTGCCCAAAGTGATTGCCGCCGCCAAGGACCTGATCGAAAACCTCAACACCCTCACCGGCAGCGGTGGCGCGGTGGGCGCCAGCCTGGCCAATTTGCAGACGCTGACCGAGCGCCTGAACGGCCCGGGCGGCGCGCTCACTGTGCTGCTGGGCAGCGAGGCCGAGGCCAAGAAGTTTGCCGCCACGCTGGAGCGCACCAACTCCCTGCTCACCAAACTCGACGGGCTGGCCGCCAAGACCGATACGCAGGTATTTGGCGACAAAGGCCTGATGCCCGAGACGCGCGCGACCGTCGTGCAGCTCAATGCCATGCTGGGAGAGGCCCGCACCAGCCTCAAGAAAGTCGATGCACTGCTGCAGGACGCCCAGGCCGTCACCCGCAACGCCAAAGACGCCACCGACGACCTGGGCGCGCTGCGCGCCGATGTGGAGGCCAGCCTGCGCAAGGTCGAAGGCCTGATCAACGAGATCAGCCGCAAATGGCCTTTTGCCAAGGATGCGCGTGATGCGGAGATGAAGCTGCCATGA
- a CDS encoding PQQ-dependent sugar dehydrogenase, which translates to MPPAQSPRALIAPFLIAISVAVLATQPAWGQAVRPQTVAAGLENPWGVAFLPEGRFLVTERPGRMRVIATDGKASAALAGVPRVAAGGQGGLLDVLADSDFARNRTVYFCYSEPAASGGGNSTALARATLSADDSRLENLKVIFSQKPKFASTAHFGCRIVESRAGGANGAADGPLFLTLGDRYSRKEDAQTLDNHHGKIVRINKDGTVPKDNPFVGKAGALPEIWSYGHRNAQGATLAPDGALWMHEHGPQGGDEINLPEPGANYGWPVVTYGENYGGGKIGEGLTEKAGMQQPLHYWVPSIAPSGMAFLTSERYGKAWQGNLFVGSLKFGYLNRIELSAPFSGKVVRENKLLTEVGERIRDVKQGPDGLLYVLTDNSNGKLIRLLPAN; encoded by the coding sequence ATGCCTCCAGCCCAATCGCCACGTGCACTTATAGCTCCTTTTTTGATAGCAATATCGGTGGCGGTTTTAGCCACTCAGCCTGCCTGGGGCCAGGCGGTGCGGCCGCAAACGGTGGCCGCCGGGCTTGAAAACCCCTGGGGTGTGGCGTTTTTGCCGGAGGGGCGCTTTCTGGTAACCGAGCGCCCCGGCCGGATGCGGGTGATCGCGACGGACGGCAAGGCCTCGGCCGCGCTGGCGGGGGTGCCCCGGGTGGCGGCCGGCGGGCAGGGCGGTTTGCTGGATGTGCTGGCCGACAGCGACTTTGCCCGCAACCGCACGGTCTATTTTTGCTATTCAGAGCCGGCGGCCAGCGGGGGCGGCAACAGCACGGCGCTGGCGCGGGCGACCTTGAGCGCCGACGACAGCCGGCTCGAGAACCTCAAAGTCATCTTCAGCCAGAAGCCCAAGTTCGCCAGCACCGCGCATTTCGGCTGCCGCATCGTTGAAAGCCGGGCCGGCGGCGCGAATGGCGCTGCAGATGGCCCGCTTTTCCTCACGCTGGGCGACCGTTATTCCCGCAAGGAAGACGCCCAGACGCTGGACAACCACCACGGCAAGATCGTGCGCATCAACAAGGACGGCACGGTGCCCAAAGACAACCCGTTTGTGGGCAAGGCCGGGGCGCTGCCGGAGATCTGGAGCTACGGCCACCGCAACGCCCAGGGCGCCACGCTGGCGCCCGACGGCGCCTTGTGGATGCACGAGCACGGCCCGCAAGGCGGCGACGAGATCAACCTTCCCGAACCCGGCGCCAATTACGGCTGGCCCGTGGTCACCTACGGCGAGAACTACGGCGGCGGCAAGATCGGCGAGGGCCTCACCGAAAAGGCCGGCATGCAGCAGCCGCTGCATTACTGGGTGCCGTCGATCGCGCCTTCGGGCATGGCGTTCTTGACCAGCGAGCGCTACGGCAAGGCCTGGCAGGGCAACCTGTTTGTGGGCTCGCTCAAGTTCGGCTACCTCAACCGGATCGAGCTGTCGGCGCCCTTCAGCGGCAAGGTGGTGCGCGAGAACAAGCTGCTCACCGAGGTGGGCGAACGCATCCGCGATGTGAAACAGGGGCCGGACGGCCTGCTCTACGTGCTGACGGACAACAGCAACGGCAAGCTGATCCGCCTGCTGCCCGCGAACTGA
- a CDS encoding LysE family transporter: MAIDTWTAYFLASILIALSPGSGAVLAMSHGLSYGMQRTRATIAGLQLGLVIILLVAGAGVGSLLIASELAFNVVKVLGAGYLIYIGWAQWRSANGIAPEGGENLADANGLSVKRRFLTGLLTNVTNPKGILFMVAVLPQFISPTRPLWPQLLVMALTTVAVDTVVMHGYAFAASRLQKLFNNARAVRLQNRVFGGMLMAVGAGLFFVKRSHAAAH, from the coding sequence ATGGCCATCGACACCTGGACCGCCTACTTCCTCGCTTCCATCCTCATCGCGCTGTCACCCGGCTCGGGCGCCGTGCTGGCCATGAGCCACGGCCTGAGCTACGGCATGCAGCGCACGCGCGCCACCATTGCCGGGCTGCAGCTCGGGCTGGTCATCATCCTGCTGGTGGCGGGTGCGGGTGTGGGTTCGCTGCTGATAGCGTCGGAGCTGGCCTTCAATGTGGTGAAGGTGTTGGGCGCCGGCTATCTCATTTACATCGGCTGGGCGCAGTGGCGCTCGGCAAACGGCATTGCACCGGAAGGCGGCGAAAACCTGGCGGATGCCAACGGCTTGTCGGTCAAACGGCGCTTCCTCACCGGCCTGCTCACCAACGTGACGAATCCCAAGGGCATCCTCTTCATGGTGGCGGTGCTGCCGCAGTTCATCAGCCCCACGCGCCCGCTGTGGCCGCAGCTGCTGGTGATGGCGTTGACGACCGTGGCGGTCGACACCGTGGTGATGCACGGCTATGCGTTTGCGGCCAGCCGCCTGCAAAAGCTGTTCAACAACGCGCGCGCCGTGCGGCTGCAAAACCGGGTCTTCGGCGGCATGCTGATGGCGGTGGGAGCGGGTCTCTTTTTCGTCAAGCGCAGCCACGCGGCGGCGCATTAG
- a CDS encoding LysE family translocator: protein MTTSAWLLFITISLVTALSPGPGILLAVSNAVAWGPRKTLWSSAGNVLGVFSVSAAAMAGLGTLLHTSAWLFAVLKTIGAVYLVYLGWRQWTSKTSMFDTPLPEQTQTGKTNAALFRQGLLVALTNPKSILFFTALFPQFIRPEAPVLPQFLALTSAFAACVLVSHLAYVLLARHTHRWFGTPRRARIFNRLCGGAFGLLGLSLLRLKSPQ from the coding sequence ATGACCACCTCCGCCTGGCTCCTCTTCATCACCATTTCGCTTGTCACCGCGCTCAGCCCCGGGCCGGGCATTTTGCTGGCGGTGTCCAACGCCGTGGCGTGGGGGCCGCGCAAGACGCTGTGGAGCTCCGCCGGCAATGTGCTGGGCGTGTTTTCCGTGTCTGCCGCGGCCATGGCCGGCCTGGGCACCTTGCTGCACACCTCGGCCTGGCTGTTTGCAGTACTCAAAACCATAGGCGCGGTCTACCTGGTCTACCTCGGCTGGCGCCAGTGGACCAGCAAGACCTCGATGTTCGACACACCGCTGCCCGAGCAGACCCAGACAGGTAAAACCAATGCCGCGCTGTTCCGCCAGGGCCTGCTGGTGGCGCTGACCAACCCGAAGAGCATCCTCTTCTTCACCGCCCTCTTTCCCCAGTTCATCCGCCCCGAGGCCCCGGTGCTGCCGCAGTTCCTGGCCCTGACCAGCGCTTTCGCCGCCTGTGTGCTGGTGTCGCATCTGGCGTATGTGCTGCTGGCCCGCCACACCCACCGCTGGTTCGGCACGCCCCGCCGGGCGCGCATTTTCAACCGGCTGTGCGGTGGCGCCTTTGGCTTGCTGGGCTTGAGCCTGCTGCGGCTGAAAAGCCCCCAATAA
- a CDS encoding PLP-dependent aminotransferase family protein has translation MNVQSPAQSHAEPLYLRLSSHYRQAIQSGVLMPGERMPSVRALTRLHQVSLSTAVEACHTLEDEGLLEARPRSGYFVLKRRRVDLPPPSEPDPGRKLDAAQYVGIHDRVSDYVAKCEIYPLVTNLAGTYGPPEVYPAEALKNAAIRALRKHPMLLSSPPDFLNDSPLNAVLAKRALEAGMQLAPEDILVTNGCIEAINIALRAVAQPGDTVAVESPTYHGLLQILESLGLRALEIPTSPTQGISVEALDLAFQTHDRIRAVVVIPNFHNPLSCVMPDSEKEKLVRLCERQQVALIEDDTYAAMGRDDIPLKAVKAWDRSGSVIYCASLRKTLAPGMRLGWIAGGRWQARINMLKYAQSRVNETLPQLAVAEFMASSAYDRHLARLRRTFTVQREQMADAIASHFPAGTRLSVPGGSMLLWVELPPGTSAQAVFNTAIRQGIRVSPGSLFSNSSRFDHFLRISCGAPYSAQADEALRKLAGIVSAEAAKAGAG, from the coding sequence ATGAACGTGCAATCCCCAGCGCAATCTCACGCGGAACCCCTCTATCTGCGGCTCTCCAGCCACTACCGCCAGGCCATCCAGTCCGGCGTGCTGATGCCGGGCGAACGCATGCCTTCGGTACGGGCCTTGACCCGGCTGCACCAGGTCAGCCTGTCGACGGCTGTGGAGGCCTGCCACACGCTGGAAGACGAAGGCCTGCTGGAGGCGCGGCCGCGGTCGGGCTACTTTGTGCTCAAGCGCCGCCGGGTTGATTTGCCGCCGCCCAGCGAGCCCGATCCGGGCCGCAAGCTGGATGCGGCGCAGTACGTCGGCATCCATGACCGGGTCTCGGATTACGTGGCCAAGTGCGAGATCTACCCGCTGGTCACCAACCTGGCCGGCACCTACGGCCCGCCTGAGGTCTACCCGGCCGAGGCGCTGAAAAACGCCGCCATCCGGGCGCTGCGCAAGCACCCGATGCTGCTGTCCAGCCCGCCCGACTTCCTCAATGATTCACCGCTCAATGCCGTACTGGCCAAGCGCGCACTGGAGGCCGGCATGCAGCTGGCGCCCGAAGACATCCTGGTCACCAACGGCTGTATCGAGGCCATCAACATCGCCCTGCGCGCGGTGGCCCAGCCCGGCGACACCGTGGCGGTTGAATCCCCCACGTACCACGGCCTGCTGCAGATCCTGGAAAGCCTGGGCCTGCGCGCCCTCGAAATCCCGACCAGCCCGACGCAAGGCATTTCGGTCGAGGCGCTGGATTTGGCCTTCCAGACGCACGACCGGATTCGGGCGGTGGTGGTGATACCCAATTTCCACAACCCCCTGAGCTGCGTCATGCCCGATTCCGAGAAGGAAAAGCTGGTGCGGCTGTGCGAGCGCCAGCAGGTGGCGCTGATCGAGGACGACACTTACGCCGCCATGGGCCGCGACGACATTCCGCTGAAAGCCGTCAAGGCCTGGGACCGCAGCGGCTCGGTGATTTACTGCGCCTCGCTGCGTAAAACCCTGGCGCCCGGCATGCGCCTGGGCTGGATCGCCGGCGGGCGCTGGCAGGCCCGCATCAACATGCTCAAGTACGCGCAAAGCCGCGTCAACGAAACCTTGCCCCAGCTGGCTGTGGCGGAGTTCATGGCCTCCAGCGCGTATGACAGGCACCTCGCCCGGCTGCGTCGCACATTCACCGTGCAGCGTGAACAAATGGCCGACGCCATCGCCTCGCACTTTCCGGCCGGCACCCGGCTGTCGGTGCCCGGCGGCAGCATGCTGCTGTGGGTCGAGTTGCCGCCCGGCACCTCGGCGCAGGCGGTCTTCAACACCGCCATCCGCCAGGGCATACGCGTGTCGCCCGGCTCGCTGTTTTCCAACTCCAGCCGCTTCGACCACTTTTTGCGCATCAGCTGCGGCGCGCCGTATTCAGCCCAAGCCGACGAGGCGCTGCGCAAGCTGGCGGGGATTGTGTCGGCAGAGGCCGCAAAGGCCGGGGCGGGCTGA